A window of Lysobacter terrestris contains these coding sequences:
- a CDS encoding DksA/TraR family C4-type zinc finger protein, giving the protein MATGWAGDGAVQDQIDATVKDAIKRARSQLPTGPGLSHCEECDAEIPEARRKAVPGVRLCIACQEIRDREQAGAAGYNRRGSKDSQLR; this is encoded by the coding sequence ATGGCCACTGGCTGGGCCGGCGATGGCGCCGTGCAGGACCAGATCGACGCGACCGTGAAGGACGCGATCAAGCGTGCCCGCAGTCAGTTGCCGACCGGGCCGGGGCTGAGCCATTGCGAGGAATGCGATGCCGAGATTCCCGAGGCGCGCCGCAAGGCGGTGCCCGGCGTCCGCCTGTGCATCGCGTGCCAGGAAATCCGCGACCGCGAGCAGGCCGGCGCCGCCGGCTACAACCGCCGCGGCAGCAAGGACAGCCAGCTCCGCTAA
- a CDS encoding fused MFS/spermidine synthase: protein MESIVERWRAWLAKWLGARRTEVPPHLRKPRLRRLKHTLELQFAHGVSQSAMVAADPQRLLVDYTRTMLGALLFVPQPRRVGLVGLGGGSQAKYCFRHLPDARIEVVENNPHVLALRRRFQVPDDDARFQVHLDDGARFLHERRGRYDLLLVDAYDETGIPAALSTQAFYDDCRDALTTAGAMATNLYCRDAAMHVERLQQAFGAERVLVVEETRQSNRVAFAWRGDAATAQAMSLSATAQQDLAAVFATVGSALRAQRTG, encoded by the coding sequence ATGGAATCGATCGTCGAGCGCTGGCGCGCATGGCTGGCGAAGTGGTTAGGCGCGCGCCGCACGGAGGTGCCGCCGCACCTGCGCAAGCCACGGCTTCGCCGGCTGAAGCACACCCTGGAACTGCAGTTCGCCCATGGCGTGTCGCAGAGCGCGATGGTGGCGGCCGATCCGCAGCGACTGCTGGTCGATTACACCCGCACCATGCTCGGTGCGCTCCTGTTCGTGCCGCAGCCGCGACGGGTCGGCCTGGTCGGGCTCGGCGGCGGGTCGCAGGCGAAGTACTGCTTCCGCCACCTGCCCGACGCCCGCATCGAGGTGGTCGAGAACAACCCTCACGTGCTGGCGCTGCGGCGCCGGTTCCAGGTGCCGGACGACGACGCGCGGTTCCAGGTGCACCTGGACGACGGTGCGCGGTTCCTGCACGAACGCCGCGGCCGTTACGACCTGCTGCTGGTCGACGCCTACGACGAAACCGGCATTCCCGCCGCGCTGTCCACGCAGGCGTTCTACGACGATTGCCGCGACGCGCTGACCACGGCGGGGGCAATGGCGACCAACCTCTACTGCCGCGACGCCGCGATGCATGTCGAACGGTTGCAGCAGGCGTTCGGCGCCGAGCGCGTGCTGGTGGTCGAGGAGACACGCCAGAGCAACCGCGTCGCCTTCGCCTGGCGCGGCGATGCCGCCACCGCGCAGGCGATGTCGCTGTCGGCGACGGCGCAGCAGGATCTCGCGGCCGTGTTCGCGACCGTGGGCTCCGCCTTGCGTGCACAACGCACCGGATGA
- a CDS encoding YbhB/YbcL family Raf kinase inhibitor-like protein produces the protein MSMQLESPAFASNGAIPSVHTCDGHDVSPALAWSGVPANARSLVLIVDDPDAPDPAAPQRTWVHWLLYNLPVAAPGLPEGVQAAQLPAGTRAGRNDWQRPGYGGPCPPIGRHRYFHKLYALDVELPDLHQPDKAALLKAMDGHVLAQAELIGTYQRPAR, from the coding sequence ATGTCCATGCAACTCGAATCGCCGGCCTTTGCCAGCAACGGCGCCATTCCCTCTGTCCACACCTGCGACGGCCACGATGTGTCGCCGGCACTCGCCTGGTCCGGCGTGCCGGCGAACGCGCGCAGCCTGGTGCTGATCGTCGACGATCCCGATGCGCCCGATCCGGCTGCACCGCAGCGCACCTGGGTGCACTGGCTGCTCTACAACCTGCCGGTCGCGGCGCCGGGATTGCCGGAGGGCGTGCAGGCTGCGCAGCTTCCCGCCGGCACCCGCGCAGGTCGCAACGACTGGCAGCGCCCGGGCTACGGCGGGCCGTGCCCGCCGATCGGGCGGCACCGCTACTTCCACAAGCTGTATGCGCTCGACGTGGAACTGCCGGACCTGCACCAGCCCGACAAGGCCGCGCTGCTCAAGGCGATGGACGGGCATGTGCTGGCGCAGGCCGAGCTCATCGGCACCTACCAGCGCCCGGCGCGCTGA
- a CDS encoding HD domain-containing protein, whose amino-acid sequence MPPLPLPAEQLAALQAAYATPPRAYHNFSHVEEVLRHYRDVADGPGWEQAEEVRLAVLYHDAIYEAGRKDNEARSAQLAVEHIDRWWPGQDIDAARVAELINLTARHGSLQPQDVDRDAALFLDCDMAILAAEPTVFSAYDRGIAAEYRGHVPAWLFKLNRRRFLKALLGKERIFLSDWFHQRLDAQARINLRRAVTEKR is encoded by the coding sequence ATGCCACCACTGCCGCTTCCCGCCGAACAACTCGCCGCCTTGCAGGCGGCGTATGCCACGCCGCCGCGCGCGTACCACAACTTTTCGCATGTCGAGGAAGTGCTGCGGCATTACCGGGACGTCGCCGACGGTCCCGGCTGGGAGCAAGCGGAGGAAGTGCGCCTCGCGGTGCTGTACCACGACGCGATCTACGAAGCCGGGCGCAAGGACAACGAGGCGCGTTCGGCGCAGTTGGCGGTCGAACACATCGACCGCTGGTGGCCGGGGCAGGACATCGATGCCGCCCGCGTGGCCGAACTCATCAACCTCACTGCGCGCCACGGCAGCCTGCAGCCGCAGGACGTGGACCGCGATGCCGCACTGTTCCTCGATTGCGACATGGCCATCCTCGCCGCGGAGCCCACGGTGTTTTCCGCCTACGACCGCGGCATCGCGGCCGAATACCGCGGCCACGTGCCGGCGTGGTTGTTCAAGCTCAACCGCCGCCGTTTCCTCAAGGCCCTGCTGGGCAAGGAGCGCATCTTCCTCAGCGACTGGTTCCACCAGCGCCTGGATGCGCAGGCGCGGATCAACCTGCGCCGCGCGGTCACCGAAAAGCGCTGA
- a CDS encoding BaiN/RdsA family NAD(P)/FAD-dependent oxidoreductase: MTAHVPANAATVDVLIIGGGAAGLMCAISAGQLGKRVVVIEHANRVGKKILMSGGGRCNFTNTGATPANYLSANPHFCKSALARYTPAHFIEMVERHRIAYHEKELGQLFCDESSKLIVKMLLDECAAAGVRVETSCSIERVVHADGGSFHLHTTRGVFTAPALVVASGGLSIPSMGASGFGYELARQFGHALLPTRAGLVPLTLSGKHQERLQDLSGVAFPVEARCNRKSFSNYLLVTHRGVSGPAILQISSFWQPGDDLRLDLLPGMDAIETLQRLRHERPAAELKTVLGDLLPKRFAQRLCEHWLPNRPMKQFNEPQLREMAGLLESFPLVASGTEGYRTAEVTLGGVDTDGVSSSTLQSKQVPGLYFIGEVLDVTGWLGGYNFQWAWASGHAAGQAA, encoded by the coding sequence ATGACCGCCCACGTTCCTGCCAACGCCGCCACCGTCGACGTCCTCATTATCGGTGGCGGCGCGGCCGGCCTGATGTGCGCGATCAGCGCGGGCCAGCTGGGCAAGCGCGTCGTGGTGATCGAACACGCCAATCGCGTCGGCAAGAAAATCCTCATGTCCGGCGGCGGGCGCTGCAACTTCACCAACACGGGCGCGACGCCGGCCAACTACCTGTCGGCGAACCCGCACTTCTGCAAGTCCGCCCTCGCCCGCTACACGCCGGCGCACTTCATCGAGATGGTCGAACGCCATCGCATCGCCTACCACGAGAAGGAGCTCGGCCAGCTGTTCTGCGACGAGTCGTCCAAGCTGATCGTGAAGATGCTGCTGGACGAATGCGCCGCGGCCGGCGTGCGCGTCGAGACCTCATGCAGCATCGAGCGCGTGGTCCACGCCGATGGCGGCAGCTTCCACCTGCATACGACCCGGGGCGTGTTCACCGCACCCGCGCTGGTGGTGGCGAGCGGTGGCCTGTCGATCCCCAGCATGGGCGCGAGCGGTTTCGGTTACGAGCTGGCGCGCCAGTTCGGGCACGCACTGCTGCCGACGCGCGCGGGGCTGGTGCCGCTCACGCTCAGCGGCAAGCACCAGGAGCGGCTGCAGGACCTCAGCGGCGTCGCCTTCCCGGTGGAGGCGCGCTGCAACCGCAAGTCGTTCTCCAACTACCTGCTGGTCACCCACCGCGGCGTGAGCGGGCCGGCGATCCTGCAGATCTCCTCGTTCTGGCAACCCGGCGACGACCTGCGCCTGGACCTGTTGCCGGGCATGGATGCGATCGAAACGCTGCAACGCCTGCGCCACGAACGCCCCGCCGCCGAACTCAAGACCGTGCTCGGCGACCTGCTGCCCAAGCGCTTCGCCCAGCGCCTGTGCGAGCACTGGCTGCCGAACCGGCCGATGAAGCAGTTCAACGAACCGCAGTTGCGCGAGATGGCCGGCCTGCTCGAGTCGTTCCCGCTCGTCGCCAGCGGCACCGAGGGCTATCGCACGGCCGAGGTCACGCTCGGCGGCGTCGATACCGACGGCGTGTCTTCGTCCACCCTGCAATCCAAGCAGGTGCCGGGCCTGTATTTCATCGGCGAAGTGCTCGACGTCACCGGCTGGCTGGGCGGCTACAACTTCCAGTGGGCCTGGGCGTCCGGCCACGCCGCGGGCCAGGCGGCCTGA
- a CDS encoding VOC family protein gives MAQAHRITPFLWFNTQAEEAANYYAQVFDNAKVGKIVRYDKAAAQASGMPEGTAMTVAFELDGTPFVALNGGPHFKFSEAVSFIVNCESQAEVDRYWNHLSAGGDPAAQQCGWLKDRFGLSWQVVPNELPQLIQHPKAMQAMLQMKKIDLQALREAAAA, from the coding sequence ATGGCCCAGGCGCACCGCATCACCCCGTTCCTCTGGTTCAACACCCAGGCCGAGGAAGCCGCGAACTACTACGCGCAGGTCTTCGACAACGCGAAGGTCGGCAAGATCGTCCGCTACGACAAGGCCGCGGCGCAGGCCTCGGGCATGCCCGAGGGCACCGCGATGACGGTGGCCTTCGAACTGGACGGCACGCCTTTCGTGGCCTTGAACGGCGGCCCGCATTTCAAGTTCAGCGAAGCGGTGTCCTTCATCGTCAACTGCGAATCGCAGGCCGAGGTCGACCGCTACTGGAACCACCTGTCCGCGGGCGGCGACCCGGCGGCACAGCAATGCGGCTGGTTGAAGGACCGCTTCGGCCTGTCCTGGCAGGTGGTGCCGAACGAACTGCCGCAGCTGATCCAGCACCCCAAGGCGATGCAGGCCATGCTGCAGATGAAGAAGATCGACCTGCAGGCGCTGCGCGAGGCAGCCGCCGCCTGA
- a CDS encoding SpoIIAA family protein — protein sequence MAEKRTHPDYTLQLVEHGDMLEVRVSGDIDAQRVRIAYWREIADEAKARGLRKLLVTDRRKGEPAKPAELAELAALFQHEAKHFDRVAVIEPTPEFLPAIEYAEIFGQGMGINVRIFSEHREAERWLRYGSPDD from the coding sequence ATGGCCGAGAAGCGGACCCATCCCGACTACACGCTGCAACTCGTCGAGCACGGCGACATGCTGGAAGTGCGGGTGAGCGGCGACATCGACGCGCAGCGCGTGCGCATCGCCTATTGGCGCGAGATCGCCGACGAGGCCAAGGCCCGCGGCCTGCGCAAGCTGCTGGTCACCGATCGCCGGAAGGGCGAGCCGGCCAAGCCGGCGGAACTGGCCGAGCTGGCCGCGCTGTTCCAGCACGAAGCGAAGCACTTCGACCGCGTGGCGGTGATCGAGCCCACGCCGGAATTCCTGCCGGCGATCGAATATGCGGAGATCTTCGGCCAAGGCATGGGCATCAACGTGCGCATCTTCAGCGAGCATCGCGAAGCCGAGCGCTGGTTGCGCTACGGCTCGCCGGACGACTGA
- a CDS encoding zinc ribbon domain-containing protein YjdM yields the protein MPTAPACPQCTLENTYADGANFVCADCGFEWPMAGEGGEDAGVTVRDSNGNALANGDTVVVIKDLKVKGSSIPLKQGTVIRNIRLVEDDAEHIEGNSDKIKGLVLKTIYLRKA from the coding sequence ATGCCCACCGCGCCCGCCTGCCCGCAGTGCACCCTCGAGAACACCTACGCCGACGGCGCCAACTTCGTCTGTGCCGATTGCGGTTTCGAGTGGCCGATGGCGGGCGAGGGTGGCGAGGACGCGGGCGTCACGGTCCGCGACAGCAACGGCAACGCGCTGGCCAACGGCGACACCGTGGTCGTGATCAAGGACCTCAAAGTCAAAGGCTCGTCGATTCCGCTGAAGCAGGGCACGGTGATCCGCAACATCCGCCTGGTCGAGGACGATGCGGAGCACATCGAAGGCAACTCCGACAAGATCAAGGGCCTGGTGCTGAAGACGATCTACCTGCGCAAGGCGTGA